A stretch of DNA from Bradyrhizobium algeriense:
TGTCGAACGACGTCTCGGTGATTGACGTTGCCGCGCAAAAAGTCATCAAGACGATCCAGGTCGGCGAGTTGCCCTGGGGTATCACGATTGCACAGCCATGATGGCCACTGACGCACTTTCCGCCGGTCACGATAAGCGGGACATCCCTTCCCGGCTGGACGCCGCGGAGATTCCTGCGTTGTCGATCGACGGCGTCAGCCATTCCTATGGCGCGCGGCAGGCACTGATCGACATTGGCTTCACCGTCGCACCGGCAAGCTTCACCGCGCTGCTCGGCCTGAACGGCGCCGGCAAGAGCACCCTGTTCTCGTTGATCACGCGGCTGTTCGGAATCCAGCGCGGACATATCGGCATTTTCGGCCATGACGTCGCACAAGCGCCCGGCGAAGCATTGCGGCTGCTCGGCGTGGTCTTTCAGCCCCGCACGCTCGATCTCGACCTCTCGGTGACGCAGAACCTGCTCTATCACGCCGCCTTGCACGGCATCGCCAGGCGCGATGCCCGCGAACGAAGCCGCGAGGTGCTGGCGCGCATCGGCCTCGCCGACCGCGACGGCAGCAAGGTGCGCGACCTCTCCGGCGGCCAGATGCGACGACTGGAAATCGCCCGCGCGCTGCTGCACCGCCCGCGCCTGCTGCTGCTCGACGAGGCAACCGTCGGCCTCGACGTCAAGGCCCGCGCCGACATCCTCAACCACGTCCGCCAGCTCGTTACCGAACAGGGAATAAGCGTGCTGTGGGCAACCCATCTGTTCGACGAGATCGGTTCGAACGATGATCTCGTTGTCCTGCATCAGGGCCGGGTACTGGCCCAGGGCAAAGTCGCGCAGGTCATCGCCGATGCCGGCGGCAGCGATATCAACACGGCATTCATGCGGCTGACCGGCTCCACCGCGCAGAGCGGGAGCCCGACATCATGACTTCCGCAACCATAAGGCCAGTCAGGAGCGGCTTCTCGCTCGCCGAGTATTTCACCTGCCTCAACGGCATCGTTTGGCGCGAGGCGCTTCGCTTCCTCCATCAGCGCGAACGCTTCATCTCGGCGCTGGTGCGGCCTTTGGTATGGCTGTTCATC
This window harbors:
- a CDS encoding ABC transporter ATP-binding protein; this translates as MMATDALSAGHDKRDIPSRLDAAEIPALSIDGVSHSYGARQALIDIGFTVAPASFTALLGLNGAGKSTLFSLITRLFGIQRGHIGIFGHDVAQAPGEALRLLGVVFQPRTLDLDLSVTQNLLYHAALHGIARRDARERSREVLARIGLADRDGSKVRDLSGGQMRRLEIARALLHRPRLLLLDEATVGLDVKARADILNHVRQLVTEQGISVLWATHLFDEIGSNDDLVVLHQGRVLAQGKVAQVIADAGGSDINTAFMRLTGSTAQSGSPTS